The nucleotide sequence TTGGTGGGCTGGGGCAGGGGATTGCGCAGGTGCGCGTCCAGGGCGGCCAGCACGCTCTCCAGGGTGCAGTGGGTCATCACTTCGCCGTCCATCTCCACGGTGGGGCCCTTGGCGCACTGCTCGAAGCAGAACGACGCCCGCACGTCCACGGCGTTTTCCAGGCCGTTTTCCACGATGTGCTTGAGCATCCCGGTCAGGATGTCCTGAGCGCCGCGAAGGTGGCAGCTCGTGCCCAGGCACACCCGCACCCGGACCTTGGTCTGGGCCGGATCGCCGCTTAAAAGCACGAGCGTCTCGTCGCTGACGCGACGGCGGCTCTGGTAGTGGGTGTGGAGCAATGAATGGGCCTTGTGCCCGCCCACGTCGCCAAGGAACTTGTCGTAACACTCGGTGACGAACATGTTGTCCTGGGCCTTGTGCAGCGGGAAGGTCTTGTCGCACTGGTAGAGGTCCTTGGTGCGGCGCTTGCGGTCGGCCAGATCCTTGGGCACGGGCTGGCCCGCGCCGCCGATGCAGCCGCCGGGGCAGGCCATGACCTCGATGAGGTCGTATTCGCTGTTGCCGGCCACGACCTGCTCGGCCACGGCCCGGGCGTTGGCCAGGCCATGGACAATGGCCAGGCGCAGGGTCTTGCCGCCTACTTCCAGCGTCGCCTCGCGCAGGCCGGAGTCGCCGCGCACTTCGGCGAAATCGACCGAAGCCAGGGGCTTGCCGGTGATCTTCTCGGCGGCAAAGCGCAGCACCGCCTCGGTGACGCCGCCCGACGCGCCGAAGATGACGCCAGCGCCCGTGCCGAAGCCAAAGGGCATGTCCAGGGACTCGGGTTCCAGGCTATTGAAGCGCAGGCCGGCCCCGTCGATCATCCGGGCCAGCTCCTGGGTGGTCAGCACGAAGTCCACGTCCGGGGAGCCGTCCACGGCGAATTCCGGCCGGCGTGCCTCGAACTTCTTGGCCGTGCAGGGCATGATGGAAACGACGATCAGGTCCTTGCGGGCGATGCCCTGCTTTTCAGGCAGCATCTCCTTGACCAGGGAGCCGAACATCTGCTGGGGCGAGCGGCAGGAGGACAGATTGGGGAGCAGTTCCGGGAAGGACTGCTCGGCAAACTGCACCCAGCCGGGACAGCAGGAGGTGAACTGGGGCAGCTTCTCGCCGGCGGCGGCGCGGGTCAGAAACTCCTGGCCTTCCTCGATGACGGTGAGGTCGGCGGCGAAGGTGGTGTCGTAGACCGCATCGAAGCCCAGGCGTTTGAGCGCCGCCACCATGCGGCCCATGACCGGATCGCCGGCCGGGCTGGCGAAACACTCGCCCAGGCCCACGCGCACGGCCGGGGCCACCTGGGCCACCACGGTCTTGGTGGGATCGGCCAGGGCGGTGAGCACCTCGTCCATTTCGCTGCGCGGCACCAGCGCCCCGGTGGGGCAGACGTTGGCGCACTGGCCGCAGCCCACGCACTCGCCTTCGCCCAGGCCCTTGCCAAAGGCCGGCAGCACGGCGGTCTGGTGGCCGCGATGGGCAAAGCCGATGGCCCCGATGCCCTGGATTTCCGAGCACATGCGCACGCAGTCGCCGCACAGCACGCACTTGTTGGGATCGCGGATGATGGACGGCGAAGAGAAGTCCAGGGGGGCTTTTTCCTGCACGGGCTTGAAGCGCACGCTGGTCACGCCCACGCGCCGGGCCACATCCATGAGCTTGCAGTCCACGCTTTTAAAGCAGCTGGGGCAGCTCAGGTCATGGTTGGCCAGGAGCAGTTCCACGGCGATCTTGCGGATCTCGCGCAGCTGCGGGGTGTTGACCTTGATGTCCAGGCCCGGTTCGGGCGGGGTGGAACACGCGCCCTGGACGCCGCGTCCGGCCACTTCCACCAGGCACAGGCGGCAGGCCCCGTACACGGACAGTTCGGAGTGGTAGCAGAAGGTCGGCAGCTCGATGCCGGCCTTGCGGATGATTTCCAGAAGGTTGCGCTCGCCCTCGATGGGGATGGCGCGGCCTTCGACGGTGACGAATTGCTGGTCCATGGTCATGGCTAGATTCCCTCCACCGCGCCGAACTTGCAGGCCGTGGCGCAGGCGCCGCACTTGATGCACAAGGTTTCGTCGATGACGTGGGGCTGTTTCTTCTCGCCGGTGATGGCTCCGGCCGGGCAGGCCTTGACGCACAGGCGGCAGCCCTTGCAGCGGGCGGCGTTGATGGTCGGCATGGCCAGGGCCTTGCAGCGGCCGGCGCTGCAGCGCTTCTCGAAGACGTGCTCTTCGTAGTCCTTGCGGAAGTGCTTGAGCGTCGAGAGCACCGGGTTGGGCGCGGTCTTGCCCAGGCCGCACAAGGAGCCGACCTGGACGGCGTGGCCCAGGGTTTCGAGCAGGGAGAGGGTTTCGGCCGTGCCGCGTCCTTCGATGACGTCGTCCAGAAGGGCCAGCAGCTGCTTGGTGCCTTCACGGCACAGCACGCACTTGCCGCAGCTCTCGCGCTGGGTGAACTCCATGAAGAACCGGGCCACGCTGACCATGCAGGTCTTCTGGTTCATGACCACCAGACCGCCGGAACCGACCATGGCCCCCACCGAGCGCAGGGAGTCGAAATCCAGCGGCAGGTCCAGCAGGTCCGGGGTCAGGCAGCCGCCGGACGGGCCGCCGATCTGCACGGCCTTGAAGCCTTTCTCGTCGATAAAGCCCCGGTCGTCGGTGACGCCGCCGCCGATGTTGAGCACCACTTCGCGCAGGGTCGCGCCGAAGGGCACTTCAATGAGGCCGGTGTTGGAGACGTGGCCGGTGAGCGCAAAGGTCTTGGTGCCGGGCGAGGTCTCGGTGCCGAGCGCACGGTAGGCTGCGGCCCCTTCGCTGATAATGCGGGGAATCTGGGCCAGGGTCTCGACGTTGTTGATGATGGTGGGCTTGCGCCACAGGCCCTGCTGGGCCGGGAAGGGCGGCTTGGGCGAGGGCATGCCGCGCAGGCCCTCGATGGAGGCGATCAGCGCCGTTTCCTCGCCGCACACGAACGCGCCGGCCCCTTCCATGACTTCCAGGCGGAAGGACTGGCCCGAGCCGAAAAGGTTGTCGCCGAGGTAGCCGGCGGCTTCGGCGTCGGCCACGGCCTTGCGCATGCGCTTGACGGCCAGGGGATATTCGGCCCGCACGTAGATGTAGCCTTCGTCGGCCCCGATGCCCCGGGCAGCGATCATCATGCCTTCGATGACGCAGTGGGGATTGCCTTCCATGAGGCTTCTGTCCATGAACGCGCCGGGATCGCCCTCGTCGCCGTTGCAGATGACGTACTTTTTCGGGTTGGTCTGGACCCGGGCGGCTTCCCACTTGCGGCCGGTGGGGAAGCCTCCGCCCCCGCGTCCGCGCAGGCCCGACTGGCTGACGACGTCGCACACGCCCTTGGCGTCCATGTCGGCGAAGGCCTTGCGGGCGGCGGCGTAGCCGCCGTGGGCCACGTATTCGCGGATGTCGTCGGGGTCGATGAAGCCGCACTCCTTCAGGACGGTGCGGGTCTGGCGCTGGTAGAAGGGGATCTGGTCGGGGCCCAGGCACTTTTCCTTGGTGCGGGGCTCGACGTAGAGCAGACGCTCGACGACCTTGCCGGCGACCAGGGTCTCGGTGACGATCTCGGCGACGTCGTCGGCGGTCACCTTGGTATAGAGGATGTTCTCGGGCAGGATGGTGACCAGCGGTCCCATCTGGCAAAAGCCCTGGCAGCCGCTGTGGGAGACGCGCACGCCGTCGCCATGGCCTTCGGGCCGAAATTCGAGAACCACGTCGAGGCCGGCTTCGCCCATGTGTTTTTCCAGGGCGTCGAGGACCTTCTTGGAGCCGTTGGCCACGCAGCCGGTGCCGGCGCAGACGATGACGCGGCGACCGCCCGAGGCGGCCTCGGCGGCGGCGGCGTGCTGGGGATCGAGGATGGGGCCTTCCATTATTGCAGCTCCTTGGCGCGAATGGCGTCGATGAGGTCGACGGCGCGTTCGGGGGTCATCTGGCCGTAGACGTCTTCGTTGATGACCAGGACCGGAGCCAGGCCGCAAGCGCCGAGGCAGGCCACGGTTTCGACGGTGAAGAGCATATCCGGCGTGGTGGCCTTGGCCTCGGTGAGGTCGAGGCGGGCGCGCAGGGCTTCCAGGATGGGTATGGACTGTTTGACGTGGCAGGCGGTGCCGTCGCATAGGCGCACGACGTACTTGCCTTTGGGCTCCAGGGCGAAGTGGGCGTAGAAGGTGGCCACGCCGAAGACGTTGGCTTCGGGGATGCGCAGCGAGGTGGCGACGTAGGACAGCACTTCCTGGGGCAGGTAGCGGTACTCCTCCTGGAGGGCCTGGAGGATGGGCACGAGCCGGGCGGGGTGGCGGTCGTAGCGGTCGAGGATGCCGCACAGTTTTTCAAACTTGGCGGTTTCGGCCAGGGCGGGGGCCAGACAGGGCTCCATCAATGATCTCCTTTTTCGGCAGTGGCGTTCTTCGGAGTTCACGGTCGGGTTTGTAACGACAAGCCGGGCCGCACGGGGGATGCGTCGCGCCAACCCGACAAGCGCGACGATCCCGCCAGGGCCGGCCGCGGCCGACGCCGGGGGGGTGGCGTGGGCGAAGTGCGGCCGAGAGCCAGGCGCATGTGCCGGACGCCTGCCTCCGGCGGGTGGGGCAGTGCAAAATCGCAACATGCAAAGCTTGGCAGGCGTGTGCAGCAAGATGCATGCTACTTTTTGGACAAGCGTTCGGCTTTTAGGCGTAACATGCTGGTATTGCATTGTTAAAAGTTGTTGAGGAGTTTTTGGCCTGGCGATTTAGAGCGGGGGGCTTGTGGATAGCAGGTGAATGTTGCGAATTCGCATCAATTTCGGCACAATTCCTTCCGTGTTTGTCAGGAATCGACGAAAGCTGCTCGGCGAGTCATGTTGCGCATTTGCACTGTGTTGCAATTATGCACGGTTTGCGGCACGGCCAATCCCGGC is from Solidesulfovibrio magneticus RS-1 and encodes:
- a CDS encoding NADH-ubiquinone oxidoreductase-F iron-sulfur binding region domain-containing protein, with the protein product MEGPILDPQHAAAAEAASGGRRVIVCAGTGCVANGSKKVLDALEKHMGEAGLDVVLEFRPEGHGDGVRVSHSGCQGFCQMGPLVTILPENILYTKVTADDVAEIVTETLVAGKVVERLLYVEPRTKEKCLGPDQIPFYQRQTRTVLKECGFIDPDDIREYVAHGGYAAARKAFADMDAKGVCDVVSQSGLRGRGGGGFPTGRKWEAARVQTNPKKYVICNGDEGDPGAFMDRSLMEGNPHCVIEGMMIAARGIGADEGYIYVRAEYPLAVKRMRKAVADAEAAGYLGDNLFGSGQSFRLEVMEGAGAFVCGEETALIASIEGLRGMPSPKPPFPAQQGLWRKPTIINNVETLAQIPRIISEGAAAYRALGTETSPGTKTFALTGHVSNTGLIEVPFGATLREVVLNIGGGVTDDRGFIDEKGFKAVQIGGPSGGCLTPDLLDLPLDFDSLRSVGAMVGSGGLVVMNQKTCMVSVARFFMEFTQRESCGKCVLCREGTKQLLALLDDVIEGRGTAETLSLLETLGHAVQVGSLCGLGKTAPNPVLSTLKHFRKDYEEHVFEKRCSAGRCKALAMPTINAARCKGCRLCVKACPAGAITGEKKQPHVIDETLCIKCGACATACKFGAVEGI
- a CDS encoding [FeFe] hydrogenase, group A produces the protein MTMDQQFVTVEGRAIPIEGERNLLEIIRKAGIELPTFCYHSELSVYGACRLCLVEVAGRGVQGACSTPPEPGLDIKVNTPQLREIRKIAVELLLANHDLSCPSCFKSVDCKLMDVARRVGVTSVRFKPVQEKAPLDFSSPSIIRDPNKCVLCGDCVRMCSEIQGIGAIGFAHRGHQTAVLPAFGKGLGEGECVGCGQCANVCPTGALVPRSEMDEVLTALADPTKTVVAQVAPAVRVGLGECFASPAGDPVMGRMVAALKRLGFDAVYDTTFAADLTVIEEGQEFLTRAAAGEKLPQFTSCCPGWVQFAEQSFPELLPNLSSCRSPQQMFGSLVKEMLPEKQGIARKDLIVVSIMPCTAKKFEARRPEFAVDGSPDVDFVLTTQELARMIDGAGLRFNSLEPESLDMPFGFGTGAGVIFGASGGVTEAVLRFAAEKITGKPLASVDFAEVRGDSGLREATLEVGGKTLRLAIVHGLANARAVAEQVVAGNSEYDLIEVMACPGGCIGGAGQPVPKDLADRKRRTKDLYQCDKTFPLHKAQDNMFVTECYDKFLGDVGGHKAHSLLHTHYQSRRRVSDETLVLLSGDPAQTKVRVRVCLGTSCHLRGAQDILTGMLKHIVENGLENAVDVRASFCFEQCAKGPTVEMDGEVMTHCTLESVLAALDAHLRNPLPQPTKPSAGCGCGCGK
- a CDS encoding complex I 24 kDa subunit family protein, whose translation is MEPCLAPALAETAKFEKLCGILDRYDRHPARLVPILQALQEEYRYLPQEVLSYVATSLRIPEANVFGVATFYAHFALEPKGKYVVRLCDGTACHVKQSIPILEALRARLDLTEAKATTPDMLFTVETVACLGACGLAPVLVINEDVYGQMTPERAVDLIDAIRAKELQ